From one Halosimplex rubrum genomic stretch:
- a CDS encoding PAS domain S-box protein, giving the protein MFPVGADRLQCAVAGTDAVADTLSGAEMGGERSLAVEVVGPGAGVAAQITECEADCLVVDSGATGVDVETALEQWSADRSDGPAVVLTDGWGDAREAAALSAGATETLPRRLVETDPALVAERVRSAVDREHARDTAEALYETVAGVAAVHDPETGDLIDANRAFRELVGYDRETVRSMALTEFTAEVPGYDRERLANAVTSVADRGDATADGADPIELEWPVSTADGSVRWIESELRPVALGGRTVVLAASVDVTERRRRERAYEQVFDNVNDVITVHDPWAEQLVEVNETMADLTGYGREALVEMDVGGFTVDEEGDTAERVYEAQQRVAATGEAETVEWLVETAGGERRVLEANLAPATIAGEDRVLALARDVTERRESQRRLERERDRRSVLFESNPDPMLRVRFEEEVPVIREVNPAFEAVFGYSPDEVVGSGVGEAVVPASEREEYERLRAKVARGERVEREITRQTADGTREFFVRVIHSTGDLAADGETDAYVWYTDVTERRELERTYRNVFENVSDGLIIHDPDTGEILDVNDRFCAMNGYERSELVGETIDIVTGPDHSYERAEARIQAAREDGSQLFEWRNRRKDGETFPVEVHLSLVDIRGEERVLGSVRDVTERKRREREYEQIFDGVDESIVVQDPETAQPLDANRTFLDRLGYDSVAAVREAGFEALSATGSGYTTERARELCQRVVETGEPETVEWQQETRSGERRWIEATVDAAVIGGEERVLSMQRDITERKRRERLVRALHESTDDLQEAETPEEVCEAAIDAATEVLDLWLPTCWLRGRGDGGTDASDGGTDDGGDAADALTPVAAGDAVDDLAPGDGPRPLDPDDLEYSVYEGDERGVYDPEALDGGTPPGDAVLVPLGDHGLFGAVDRDGDGFDDITLDVAGILARHVTAALDRVERARELRESERRFRLIAQHIDEVVYVATADFSEIRYVNDAYEEIYGRSVAELDEDPTAFTEAAHPEDRPDYVADIERLVADVEAGDPRDAYGGEYRIERDGETRWITATRFPVRNRDGSVDRIVGRVQDVTERKRREREYEQIFDGVNDAITVFDPEAGEITAVNETYREMLDYDLEAIRELGIEGLSATDEGYTGERGWTLIGEVAATGEPETIEWRVVTGADERIWLEVTLAPAEIGGELRVLSIQRDVTERKRREREYEQIFDGVNDAITVHDPETGEILDCNERMCELTGYDREELLADGMEAINVPEEGYSSERARETIRDVMDADEPGSHEWLIEREGGERRRVEVNNTPATINGQRRYLAIIRDITERRRTERRLGAVLDRIDEAIFVTGAREITAASQSPEYVCAGYEEIWGQSLEEIRETYEDGFFGTIHPDDESEYRSFIEGIVADIVDGVAADSYSHEYRIERPDGQSRWVQSDYYPIDWEAGTDRIVIVSRDVTDRKARERRMASFDDASDDLATADTPEEAALTAVEAATETLDLPAVGAFLYDADDGVLRPEALTGPLPSAVGGAPIGPGDGPLWEGFADGTSVASNGGHGDSGVVGGNETRGEGVVSDDGATASGGDPDGLADLPAWRAIALGNHGVLLVGSPDSALGSERIQAAHVLAATLEAALNHLEGRQRLEAREEQLRTQTQRAERLDRIARLTQRVEAAITDATDPGEVERAVCERLASSGPYDLAWVGGVEVGTDRLAARAVVGGSEGYVEGLDLTTADDTADPHPAVAAWQHDEVRVADSLVGDGPASDWRRRGLSAGYQSLCAVPLTYDGITHGVLTVGTDSPKAFGDREREVLAQLGTSIANALAAIERRRALESDETVELEFVGGGKHLPFARAAEAAECRVTLERTVSRQDGSVSVYYGFDGDVPPDAAAVAERTLPGAVDVVTDDSSSTLVESRADEWFGAPLAEYGGVLREAEADSDGTTVVVEVPRQADVRSFVERLAGIAPSLELVARRQHRQRDRTPAELADRIRSDLTDRQFEVLRTALSAGYFEWPRENDGSEVADRLDITQPTFNKHLRIAERATFGLLFDGDD; this is encoded by the coding sequence ATGTTTCCGGTGGGGGCTGACCGCCTACAGTGCGCGGTCGCCGGTACGGATGCGGTCGCGGACACGCTTTCGGGCGCGGAGATGGGTGGTGAGCGGTCGCTGGCGGTCGAGGTCGTCGGCCCCGGAGCGGGTGTGGCGGCGCAGATCACTGAATGCGAGGCGGACTGTCTGGTCGTCGACAGTGGCGCGACCGGTGTCGACGTGGAGACGGCGCTCGAACAGTGGAGCGCCGATCGGTCCGACGGCCCGGCGGTCGTGCTGACCGACGGATGGGGCGACGCCCGGGAGGCGGCGGCGCTGTCGGCGGGGGCGACGGAGACGCTGCCCCGGCGGCTCGTCGAGACCGATCCGGCGCTGGTAGCCGAGCGAGTCCGTTCGGCGGTCGACCGCGAGCACGCCCGGGACACTGCCGAGGCGCTGTACGAAACCGTCGCGGGTGTGGCCGCGGTCCACGACCCCGAGACCGGCGACCTGATCGACGCCAACCGGGCGTTCCGCGAGCTGGTGGGCTACGACCGCGAGACGGTGCGGTCGATGGCGCTCACTGAGTTCACGGCCGAGGTCCCCGGGTACGACCGCGAGCGGCTGGCCAACGCAGTCACCAGCGTGGCCGACCGGGGGGACGCGACAGCCGACGGGGCCGACCCGATCGAACTGGAGTGGCCGGTGTCGACGGCGGATGGATCGGTCCGATGGATCGAGTCCGAACTGCGGCCGGTGGCGCTGGGCGGGCGGACGGTCGTCCTCGCCGCGTCGGTCGACGTGACCGAGCGCCGTCGCCGGGAGCGCGCCTACGAGCAGGTGTTCGACAACGTCAACGACGTGATCACGGTCCACGACCCGTGGGCCGAGCAGCTGGTCGAAGTCAACGAGACGATGGCCGACCTGACGGGGTACGGTCGGGAGGCGCTCGTCGAGATGGACGTCGGCGGCTTCACGGTCGACGAAGAGGGCGACACCGCCGAGCGCGTCTACGAGGCCCAACAGCGGGTCGCCGCGACGGGCGAGGCCGAGACCGTCGAGTGGCTGGTCGAGACGGCTGGCGGGGAGCGGCGCGTGCTGGAGGCGAACCTCGCGCCGGCGACGATCGCCGGCGAGGACCGCGTTCTGGCGTTGGCGCGCGACGTGACCGAGCGCCGCGAGTCCCAGCGGCGGCTCGAACGGGAGCGCGACCGGCGGTCGGTGCTGTTCGAGAGCAACCCGGACCCGATGCTCAGGGTTCGCTTCGAGGAGGAGGTGCCGGTGATCCGGGAGGTCAACCCCGCCTTCGAGGCGGTGTTCGGGTACTCGCCCGACGAGGTCGTCGGGTCCGGCGTCGGCGAGGCGGTCGTCCCGGCGAGCGAGCGCGAGGAGTACGAGCGCCTCCGAGCGAAGGTCGCGCGCGGCGAGCGCGTCGAACGCGAGATCACCCGGCAGACGGCCGACGGGACCCGGGAGTTTTTCGTCAGGGTCATCCACTCCACTGGGGACCTGGCGGCCGACGGGGAGACGGACGCCTACGTCTGGTACACCGACGTCACCGAGCGGCGGGAACTCGAGCGGACCTACCGCAACGTCTTCGAGAACGTCTCCGACGGGCTGATAATCCACGACCCGGACACCGGGGAGATCCTCGATGTCAACGACCGCTTCTGTGCGATGAACGGGTACGAACGGTCGGAGCTGGTCGGCGAGACGATCGACATCGTCACCGGACCGGACCACAGCTACGAGCGCGCCGAGGCGCGCATCCAGGCGGCCAGGGAGGACGGGTCACAGCTGTTCGAGTGGCGCAACCGGCGCAAAGACGGCGAGACGTTCCCCGTCGAGGTCCACCTCTCCCTCGTCGACATCCGCGGGGAGGAGCGCGTCCTCGGCAGCGTCCGCGACGTGACCGAGCGCAAGCGCCGCGAGCGGGAGTACGAGCAGATCTTCGACGGGGTCGACGAGTCGATCGTCGTCCAGGACCCCGAGACGGCCCAGCCGCTCGACGCGAACCGGACGTTTCTGGACCGGCTCGGCTACGACAGCGTCGCGGCGGTCCGCGAGGCGGGCTTCGAAGCGCTCAGCGCGACCGGGTCCGGGTACACGACCGAGCGGGCGCGGGAGCTCTGCCAGCGCGTCGTGGAGACGGGCGAACCGGAGACCGTCGAGTGGCAACAGGAGACGCGGTCGGGCGAGCGGCGCTGGATCGAGGCGACGGTCGACGCCGCGGTGATCGGTGGCGAGGAGCGGGTCCTCTCGATGCAGCGCGACATCACCGAACGCAAGCGGCGCGAGCGGCTGGTCCGCGCGCTCCACGAGTCGACCGACGACCTCCAGGAGGCGGAGACGCCCGAGGAGGTCTGCGAGGCGGCCATCGACGCCGCGACCGAAGTGCTGGACCTCTGGTTGCCCACCTGCTGGCTCCGTGGGCGCGGCGACGGCGGAACCGACGCCAGCGACGGCGGGACCGACGACGGGGGCGATGCTGCCGACGCGCTCACACCGGTCGCCGCCGGCGACGCGGTCGACGACCTCGCGCCCGGCGACGGACCGCGCCCCCTTGACCCCGACGACCTCGAGTACAGCGTGTACGAGGGCGACGAGCGCGGGGTCTACGACCCTGAGGCCCTCGACGGCGGGACGCCGCCCGGGGACGCGGTGCTCGTCCCGCTGGGCGACCACGGGCTGTTCGGCGCGGTCGACCGGGACGGTGACGGGTTCGACGATATCACGCTCGACGTCGCGGGCATCCTCGCTCGCCACGTCACCGCTGCGCTCGACCGCGTCGAGCGCGCTCGGGAACTCCGGGAGAGCGAGCGCCGGTTCCGGCTCATCGCGCAGCACATCGACGAAGTCGTCTACGTGGCGACGGCCGACTTCTCCGAGATACGCTACGTCAACGACGCCTACGAAGAGATCTACGGGCGTTCCGTCGCGGAACTCGACGAGGACCCGACCGCGTTCACCGAGGCGGCTCACCCGGAGGACCGGCCCGATTACGTGGCGGATATCGAACGTCTGGTGGCGGACGTCGAAGCGGGCGACCCCCGAGATGCCTACGGCGGTGAGTACCGGATCGAGCGCGACGGGGAGACCAGGTGGATCACCGCCACCCGCTTCCCCGTGCGCAACCGAGACGGGAGCGTCGACCGGATCGTCGGCCGAGTTCAGGACGTGACCGAGCGCAAGCGCCGCGAGCGGGAGTACGAGCAGATATTCGACGGCGTCAACGACGCGATCACGGTGTTCGACCCCGAGGCTGGCGAAATAACCGCAGTCAACGAGACCTACAGGGAGATGCTGGACTACGACCTCGAGGCGATCCGGGAGCTGGGAATCGAGGGACTCAGCGCCACCGACGAGGGGTACACCGGTGAGCGCGGGTGGACCCTCATCGGCGAGGTCGCCGCGACGGGCGAACCGGAGACCATCGAGTGGCGCGTCGTGACCGGCGCCGACGAGCGGATCTGGCTCGAAGTCACGCTAGCGCCTGCGGAGATCGGCGGCGAACTGCGAGTCCTGTCCATCCAGCGTGACGTGACCGAGCGCAAGCGCCGCGAGCGGGAGTACGAGCAGATATTCGACGGCGTCAACGACGCGATCACGGTCCACGACCCGGAGACCGGCGAGATTCTCGACTGCAACGAGCGGATGTGTGAACTGACCGGGTACGATCGCGAGGAACTGCTCGCGGATGGGATGGAGGCGATCAACGTCCCCGAGGAGGGGTACTCCAGCGAGCGCGCTCGCGAAACGATCCGGGACGTGATGGACGCGGACGAACCGGGCAGCCACGAGTGGCTGATAGAACGCGAGGGCGGCGAGCGCCGGCGGGTCGAGGTGAACAACACGCCGGCGACGATCAACGGGCAGCGCCGGTACCTGGCGATCATCCGCGACATCACCGAGCGGCGTCGGACCGAGCGGCGACTCGGAGCGGTCCTCGACCGCATCGACGAGGCCATCTTCGTGACCGGTGCCCGGGAGATAACCGCCGCGTCGCAGTCGCCCGAGTACGTGTGTGCGGGATACGAGGAGATCTGGGGCCAGTCGCTCGAGGAGATCCGCGAGACCTACGAGGACGGGTTCTTCGGGACTATCCATCCCGACGACGAGAGCGAGTACCGATCGTTCATCGAGGGTATCGTCGCCGACATCGTCGACGGGGTCGCGGCCGATAGCTACTCCCACGAGTACCGCATCGAGCGACCCGACGGGCAGTCGCGATGGGTACAGTCGGACTACTACCCGATCGACTGGGAGGCCGGCACCGACCGGATCGTTATCGTGAGCCGTGACGTCACTGACCGGAAAGCCCGCGAACGACGGATGGCATCGTTCGACGACGCGAGCGACGACCTCGCGACTGCCGACACCCCGGAGGAGGCGGCGCTGACCGCCGTCGAGGCGGCCACCGAGACGCTCGATCTCCCGGCGGTCGGCGCGTTCCTCTACGACGCCGACGACGGCGTGCTCCGCCCGGAAGCCCTGACCGGACCGCTCCCGTCGGCAGTCGGGGGCGCCCCCATCGGACCGGGGGACGGACCCCTCTGGGAGGGGTTCGCCGACGGGACGAGCGTCGCTTCGAACGGCGGACACGGTGACTCCGGAGTCGTCGGTGGGAACGAAACTCGGGGTGAGGGAGTCGTGAGCGACGACGGGGCCACGGCGAGCGGGGGCGACCCCGACGGGCTGGCGGACCTGCCGGCGTGGCGGGCGATCGCGCTCGGGAACCACGGCGTCCTGCTGGTGGGCTCGCCCGACAGCGCGCTCGGCTCCGAGCGGATCCAGGCGGCCCACGTGCTGGCGGCGACGCTGGAGGCGGCGCTCAACCACTTGGAGGGGCGACAGCGACTCGAAGCCCGGGAGGAACAGCTCCGCACGCAGACCCAGCGGGCCGAACGACTCGACCGGATCGCGCGGCTCACCCAGCGGGTCGAGGCGGCCATCACGGACGCCACGGACCCCGGCGAGGTCGAGCGGGCGGTCTGCGAGCGCCTCGCCAGTTCCGGCCCGTACGACCTCGCGTGGGTCGGCGGCGTCGAGGTCGGGACGGACCGGCTGGCCGCCCGCGCGGTCGTCGGCGGCTCGGAGGGGTACGTCGAGGGGCTGGACCTGACGACCGCCGACGACACGGCGGATCCACACCCCGCGGTCGCGGCCTGGCAGCACGACGAGGTTCGGGTCGCCGACTCGCTCGTCGGGGACGGACCGGCCAGCGACTGGCGCCGGCGCGGGCTCTCGGCAGGGTATCAGTCGCTGTGTGCCGTCCCGCTGACGTACGACGGTATCACCCACGGCGTGTTGACCGTCGGCACCGACTCGCCGAAGGCGTTCGGCGACCGCGAGCGCGAGGTGCTCGCACAGCTGGGGACCTCTATCGCGAACGCGCTCGCGGCTATCGAGCGGCGGCGGGCGCTCGAATCCGACGAGACCGTCGAACTGGAGTTCGTCGGCGGCGGGAAGCACCTCCCGTTCGCCCGCGCCGCGGAGGCGGCGGAGTGTCGGGTGACGCTCGAACGGACGGTCTCCCGACAGGACGGGTCGGTCAGCGTCTACTACGGGTTCGACGGCGACGTGCCGCCGGACGCGGCCGCCGTCGCCGAGCGGACGTTGCCCGGGGCGGTCGACGTAGTGACCGACGACTCGTCGTCGACGCTCGTCGAATCCAGGGCCGACGAGTGGTTCGGCGCGCCGCTGGCGGAGTACGGCGGCGTCCTGCGGGAGGCCGAGGCCGACTCCGACGGGACCACCGTCGTCGTCGAGGTGCCCCGGCAGGCCGACGTGCGGTCGTTCGTCGAGCGACTGGCGGGCATCGCGCCGTCGCTCGAACTCGTGGCGCGGCGCCAGCACCGGCAGCGCGACCGGACGCCGGCGGAACTGGCCGACCGTATCCGGTCCGACCTCACCGACCGCCAGTTCGAGGTCCTCCGGACGGCGCTGTCGGCGGGGTACTTCGAATGGCCCCGCGAGAACGACGGCAGCGAAGTCGCCGACCGCCTCGACATCACCCAGCCGACGTTCAACAAACACCTTCGGATCGCCGAGCGCGCGACCTTCGGACTGCTGTTCGACGGCGACGACTGA
- a CDS encoding FAD-dependent monooxygenase: protein MSDCRLSSPRGRRAAGRWGLTGRLLGRAVTGTSDEPDRGADANPKDDADSVDEAADRTSGSSDRANEADRALGARISVPPDDAIGGRPERQVLVVGETAVGLTLALLLRRAGYDPLVASSDAEPSRSGVTYLPPATLAVLAAVDAAAAVRERGVAVDGVSVRQNDTEAATDAAVPGGLDGVETPPVLVRTRALRRALDARRPARQRDDGTRVAALSPRDDGVAVEFDDGVVEWFDAVVDARGVDAAGHLPDRPRPDRAALVQYETPAPLPADTPGENWTLDRWDSGTVVQRLPRPDGGGGMVRVTAPDPEREDESIAGRREAPLPDATGLATALDGVEPTTVRQARLPERSPDPRWWGSDRVAACGAAAWPVAPATGFRIPLGVEDALAFVRAVARADRPASAVVDAYATSRARRLATLSRTAAAVESDHGYPVPDAAESPLATAALLRTVALGFALSDSLSALQRDGVR, encoded by the coding sequence ATGTCCGATTGCCGACTGTCGTCTCCGAGGGGTCGCCGCGCGGCGGGGCGGTGGGGACTGACCGGCCGGTTGCTCGGTCGCGCCGTCACCGGTACCAGCGACGAGCCCGATCGCGGGGCGGACGCGAACCCGAAGGATGACGCCGACTCGGTCGACGAGGCCGCTGACCGGACGAGTGGCTCGAGCGACCGGGCGAATGAAGCCGACCGCGCCCTCGGGGCGCGAATCAGCGTCCCTCCGGACGACGCGATCGGGGGCCGCCCGGAGCGGCAAGTGCTCGTCGTCGGTGAGACGGCTGTCGGGCTCACGCTGGCCCTGTTGCTCCGGCGCGCCGGGTACGACCCGCTGGTCGCGTCGAGCGACGCCGAGCCGTCCCGGTCGGGCGTGACGTACCTGCCACCGGCGACGCTCGCGGTACTCGCCGCGGTCGACGCCGCCGCGGCCGTCCGGGAGCGCGGCGTCGCCGTCGATGGCGTCTCCGTTCGACAGAACGACACGGAAGCGGCCACCGATGCGGCGGTTCCCGGGGGACTGGACGGGGTCGAAACGCCCCCAGTACTCGTCCGAACGCGGGCGCTCCGCCGCGCCCTCGACGCGCGCCGTCCCGCCCGCCAGCGGGACGACGGGACTCGCGTCGCGGCGCTGTCCCCTCGCGACGACGGCGTCGCAGTCGAGTTCGACGACGGCGTCGTGGAGTGGTTCGACGCGGTCGTCGACGCTCGCGGGGTCGACGCCGCTGGCCACCTGCCGGACCGCCCGCGCCCGGACCGAGCGGCGCTCGTCCAGTACGAGACGCCGGCCCCTCTCCCCGCAGACACTCCCGGAGAGAACTGGACGCTAGACCGGTGGGACTCCGGAACCGTCGTGCAACGACTCCCCCGTCCGGATGGGGGCGGTGGAATGGTCCGGGTCACTGCACCGGACCCGGAGCGCGAGGACGAGTCCATCGCGGGACGCCGCGAGGCCCCCCTCCCGGACGCCACTGGGCTGGCGACGGCCCTCGACGGGGTCGAACCGACGACCGTCCGGCAGGCCCGACTCCCCGAGCGGTCCCCCGACCCGAGGTGGTGGGGGAGCGACCGGGTCGCCGCCTGCGGAGCAGCCGCCTGGCCGGTCGCGCCGGCGACTGGGTTCCGGATCCCGCTCGGGGTCGAGGACGCCCTCGCGTTCGTCAGAGCGGTCGCGCGGGCCGACCGACCGGCGTCGGCGGTCGTCGACGCCTACGCGACGAGTCGCGCTCGCCGGCTCGCGACCCTCTCCCGGACGGCCGCGGCCGTGGAATCCGACCACGGCTATCCCGTTCCCGACGCCGCGGAGTCGCCGCTGGCGACGGCCGCGCTGCTCCGGACGGTCGCGCTCGGCTTCGCGCTCAGTGACTCCCTCTCGGCGCTCCAGCGAGACGGCGTTCGCTGA
- a CDS encoding ArsR/SmtB family transcription factor: MPLTESARSGPVETTEDAPGDPLADELLELLDAEYTRPILEAIRADPKPARAIADACGASRPTVYRRLNALQEAGLVDTDLAYDADGHHRTVFEAAFESLTVAVTEDGLSVTVTTSGSERSSNGRTRPAPTE, translated from the coding sequence ATGCCACTCACCGAATCCGCGCGGTCGGGGCCCGTCGAGACGACGGAGGACGCGCCCGGCGACCCCCTGGCCGACGAACTCCTGGAGTTGCTCGACGCCGAGTACACGCGCCCGATCCTCGAAGCGATCCGGGCGGACCCGAAACCCGCACGGGCCATCGCGGACGCGTGCGGGGCGTCCCGGCCGACCGTCTACCGCCGGCTGAACGCGCTGCAGGAGGCCGGGCTCGTCGACACCGACCTCGCGTACGACGCGGACGGCCACCATCGGACGGTGTTCGAGGCGGCGTTCGAGTCGCTGACCGTCGCCGTCACCGAGGACGGACTCTCGGTGACGGTCACTACCAGCGGTTCCGAGCGGTCGTCGAACGGACGGACTCGTCCCGCGCCCACCGAGTGA
- a CDS encoding ArsR/SmtB family transcription factor: MVLSTDSRSTGRVSTGADESTATPEAVIEVLADDHARTILRAVRAEPRSARRLSELCDASRPTVYRKLDRLQRAGLVTAEMEHDTDGYHRRRFEAAADLVEFELGDAGFDVTVDPSEPGRDLSR; this comes from the coding sequence ATGGTACTATCCACTGATTCGCGATCGACAGGCCGCGTCTCGACCGGGGCGGACGAGTCGACGGCCACGCCCGAGGCGGTTATCGAGGTGCTCGCCGACGACCACGCGCGGACGATCCTCCGAGCCGTCCGGGCCGAGCCGAGGTCGGCTCGGCGGCTGAGCGAGCTGTGCGACGCGTCGCGGCCGACCGTCTACCGCAAGCTCGACCGGCTCCAGCGGGCGGGACTGGTCACCGCCGAGATGGAGCACGACACCGACGGCTACCACCGTCGGCGGTTCGAGGCGGCCGCGGACCTCGTCGAGTTCGAACTCGGCGACGCCGGCTTCGACGTCACCGTCGACCCGAGCGAGCCGGGGCGTGACCTCTCGCGCTGA
- a CDS encoding ArsR/SmtB family transcription factor, which yields MSALLPREPRIERPDGEPEVVGLDDIESDAVFSVLSAELARSILSELYREPATQSELADRVDTSIQNADYHLDNLVDAGLATVVDQWYSEKGTEMDVYAPDGDPLVLVAGGEGLLDDARRAVADADEVETTGDRRG from the coding sequence ATGAGCGCCCTACTACCGCGAGAGCCGCGAATCGAACGCCCGGACGGCGAGCCCGAGGTCGTCGGGCTCGACGACATCGAGTCCGATGCTGTCTTCTCCGTTCTCTCGGCGGAGCTCGCCCGGTCGATCCTCTCGGAACTGTACCGTGAGCCGGCGACGCAGTCGGAGCTGGCCGACCGGGTCGACACCTCGATCCAGAACGCCGACTACCACCTCGACAATCTCGTCGACGCCGGCCTCGCAACCGTCGTCGACCAGTGGTACTCCGAGAAAGGGACGGAGATGGACGTGTACGCGCCCGACGGGGACCCGCTGGTGTTGGTGGCCGGTGGCGAGGGGCTGCTCGACGACGCTCGTCGGGCGGTCGCGGACGCCGACGAGGTCGAGACGACCGGTGACCGGCGGGGGTGA
- a CDS encoding DUF7437 domain-containing protein — protein sequence MSRAAGDPERAINGLLSVARLLEEPRLARLYTYILREGETTIDDIVDALGLPRTTAYSDTSTLVELGVLTRDEAQKTHTYSAVPITLTANLDGDESTVTPTLIEAFGRSPRDQDLDILLEKHGLGKLATALTYAIPYVEGEMSERVAARELDLQPAFAIAVLQALREVVLDMKAVDPYFEDIRCAREQPPETGN from the coding sequence ATGTCGAGAGCCGCCGGCGATCCCGAACGAGCTATCAACGGCCTCCTGTCTGTCGCCCGGCTCTTGGAAGAGCCGCGGCTGGCACGCCTGTACACGTACATCCTTCGGGAAGGCGAAACCACCATCGACGATATCGTTGACGCATTGGGGCTGCCGCGGACGACCGCGTACTCGGACACGAGCACGCTCGTCGAGCTTGGGGTACTGACACGGGACGAAGCACAGAAGACGCACACGTATTCGGCGGTTCCGATCACTCTCACTGCCAACCTCGACGGCGACGAATCCACGGTCACCCCGACTCTCATCGAAGCGTTCGGACGCTCACCTCGAGATCAGGATCTTGATATCCTGCTGGAAAAGCACGGCCTCGGAAAACTCGCGACCGCACTCACCTACGCGATCCCGTACGTCGAAGGCGAGATGTCGGAGCGGGTGGCGGCCCGGGAACTCGATCTCCAACCCGCCTTCGCTATCGCAGTCTTGCAAGCCCTTCGAGAGGTCGTCCTCGATATGAAGGCGGTCGATCCGTACTTCGAGGACATCCGGTGTGCCCGCGAGCAACCGCCCGAGACGGGAAACTGA